Within Dysgonomonas sp. HDW5A, the genomic segment TAATATCAGTGAAGATTAATTGATGGGGTACTTTCTGTTATGTATATATGGGATAAAAAAAGAAAGAGATACAAATTACATTGTATCTCTTTCTTTTTTTATCCTTTGTAATCTTGTTGCGGATTTCTGTTGAAGAGTCTTGTCTTTGCCAGCTGCTCGTATTCTGTACCCGGACGACCGTAGTTGGCATACGGATAGATGCTAATACCTCCACGTGGCGTAAATACACCAATAACTTCGATGTATCGAGGATCCATCAACTTGATAAGGTCTTTCATAATGATATTCATACAATCTTCATGAAAAGCCCCGTGATTGCGGAAACTGAAAAGATATAGTTTCAGACTTTTGCTTTCCACCATATTTATTTCGGGGATATAATTGATATGGATAGTTGCAAAATCGGGCTGTCCTGTAATCGGGCATAGGCTTGTAAATTCGGGACAATTGAATGCTACCCAATAATCGTTTTCGGGGTGCTTGTTGGTAAAAGCTTCCAGTACTTCGGGAGCATAATTGTCTTTATATTCGGTTTTACCTCCCAATAGCGAAAGGTTTTCCAATTGTTTATCTTGATGCATAATCTTTCTTTTTTGATAATTTCTTTCGAAATGTATTTACTCTACTTTTAGAGTTTTATATGATTGAAAATAAAGGTTCTCCTTTTACCAGTGCAACCTTTGGGTGATTTGTATTTTGCCTTGGTGTAAAATGAAACAAGGCATTAAGGTCTTAGTCGGTAAAGCATTGAGGGCCTGCCATTCCTCCCGTATATTTCAATACTACGTTCTTTTTATAATACACATATTGACACCCATCGTTAAATTCCTTGATCTGAGGAACAGTTAACAAGGGAGTAGGGAAGATGAGATACGAATATTTACCCAATCCGCTTCTGGCAAAACCCACTTCGGTTTGATCTCCATTCTGAAGCGATATGCAGTTTGCCATTTGCATCATATTTTTAATCCCACTGAATGTCATCGGATCCCAACCAATAACCTTTAGCAGATTATACAATGTATCCGAATCGTATTCTATGTCCCAGTCGCCATCAACCAATATAGGGTCGCCCTTAGGATTCTTTTTAAATATCTGCAGGTCTATCCCTTCTACGGTATGAAGGATATCATCCTTCGTTCTGATTTCCAGAGATACAATAAAATCTTTAGGAATCGATTTATTGAATTCATTTGCCAGATTCTCGATTTCGACAGACCTTTCCTCATAATTTTGTATAAGTTCGGCTTTGCTGCTCATGGGCATCGAATAAACTTTCAGCATGATTGCTTTAATCGTATCGTTAGCCAGATCGTAATCGTGTTTGGCTTCGGCAAGAGCCTTAGGGGAAAACTTAAGATTCAGTGCATCGAATATCAAGTCTGTTTTAGTACTTTGTGCCATGCATGTAATGCTAAAGCAGAATATACCGAATGCGAGCAGAATTTTTTTCATTTATTATGAGTGATATTTTAATAT encodes:
- the queF gene encoding preQ(1) synthase, with translation MHQDKQLENLSLLGGKTEYKDNYAPEVLEAFTNKHPENDYWVAFNCPEFTSLCPITGQPDFATIHINYIPEINMVESKSLKLYLFSFRNHGAFHEDCMNIIMKDLIKLMDPRYIEVIGVFTPRGGISIYPYANYGRPGTEYEQLAKTRLFNRNPQQDYKG